In Streptomyces sp. NBC_00878, a single window of DNA contains:
- a CDS encoding fumarate reductase/succinate dehydrogenase flavoprotein subunit, which translates to MSVVDRQEWDVVVVGAGGAGLRAAIEARERGARTAVICKSLFGKAHTVMAEGGIAAAMGNVNSGDNWQVHFRDTMRGGKFLNQWRMAELHAQEAPDRVWELETWGALFDRTKDGRISQRNFGGHEYPRLAHVGDRTGLELIRTLQQKIVSLQQEDFKETGDYESRLKVYQECTVTRILKDGNKVSGAFCYERESGRFFVLEAPSVVVSTGGIGKSFKVTSNSWEYTGDGHALALLAGAPLLNMEFVQFHPTGMVWPPSVKGILVTESVRGDGGVLRNSEGKRFMFDYIPDVFKEKYAQSEEEGDRWYEDPDHNRRPPELLPRDEVARAINSEVKAGRGSPHGGVFLDVSTRMPAEVIKRRLPSMYHQFKELADVDITAEAMEVGPTCHYVMGGIAVESDSASARGVPGLFAAGEVAGGMHGSNRLGGNSLSDLLVFGRRAGLHAAQYATGLTGSAEGRPLVDEVQIAAAAAEALRPFSAEGPEPGAGSADPGDAPQTPGGRPPENPYTLHQELQQTMNDLVGIIRREAEMETALEKLADLRVRARRAGVEGHRQFNPGWHLALDLRNMLLVSECVARAALERTESRGGHTREDHPTMDRAWRRVNLLCQLVDPSGGLAATDPVRGQIDLVRETTEPIRPDLLALFDKEELVKYLAEEELYE; encoded by the coding sequence ATGTCCGTGGTCGACCGGCAGGAGTGGGACGTCGTAGTGGTCGGCGCCGGTGGCGCCGGCCTCCGTGCCGCCATCGAGGCCCGCGAGCGCGGCGCCCGCACGGCAGTGATCTGCAAGTCGCTGTTCGGCAAGGCGCACACGGTGATGGCCGAGGGCGGCATCGCGGCGGCCATGGGCAACGTCAACTCCGGGGACAACTGGCAGGTCCACTTCCGCGACACGATGCGCGGCGGCAAGTTCCTCAACCAGTGGCGGATGGCCGAGCTGCACGCGCAGGAGGCCCCCGACCGGGTCTGGGAGCTGGAGACCTGGGGCGCCCTCTTCGACCGTACGAAGGACGGGCGGATCTCGCAGCGCAACTTCGGCGGGCACGAGTACCCGCGGCTGGCGCACGTCGGCGACCGTACGGGCCTGGAGCTGATCCGCACGCTCCAGCAGAAGATCGTGTCGCTCCAGCAGGAGGACTTCAAGGAGACCGGGGACTACGAGTCGCGCCTGAAGGTCTACCAGGAGTGCACGGTCACCCGAATCCTGAAGGACGGCAACAAGGTCTCCGGGGCCTTCTGCTACGAGCGCGAGTCCGGCCGTTTCTTCGTCCTGGAAGCCCCCTCGGTGGTGGTCTCCACCGGCGGCATCGGCAAGTCCTTCAAGGTGACGTCGAACTCGTGGGAGTACACGGGTGACGGGCACGCGCTGGCGCTGCTCGCGGGTGCGCCGCTGCTGAACATGGAGTTCGTGCAGTTCCACCCGACGGGCATGGTCTGGCCGCCGTCCGTGAAGGGCATCCTCGTCACGGAGTCCGTGCGCGGGGACGGCGGGGTCCTGCGGAACTCCGAGGGCAAGCGGTTCATGTTCGACTACATCCCCGACGTCTTCAAGGAGAAGTACGCGCAGTCGGAGGAGGAGGGCGACCGGTGGTACGAGGATCCGGACCACAACCGCCGCCCGCCTGAGCTGCTCCCCCGGGACGAGGTGGCGCGGGCCATCAACTCCGAGGTGAAGGCCGGCCGCGGCTCCCCGCACGGGGGCGTCTTCCTGGACGTGTCGACGCGGATGCCCGCCGAGGTGATCAAACGCCGACTGCCGTCCATGTACCACCAGTTCAAGGAACTCGCGGACGTCGACATCACCGCCGAGGCGATGGAGGTCGGGCCCACCTGTCACTACGTGATGGGCGGGATCGCGGTCGAGTCGGACAGCGCGTCGGCGCGTGGCGTGCCCGGTCTGTTCGCGGCCGGGGAGGTCGCAGGCGGGATGCACGGCTCCAACCGGCTCGGCGGCAACTCCCTCTCCGACCTGCTGGTGTTCGGGCGGCGGGCCGGTCTGCACGCGGCGCAGTACGCCACGGGGCTCACGGGTTCCGCCGAGGGGCGGCCCCTCGTGGACGAGGTCCAGATCGCCGCGGCGGCCGCGGAGGCCCTGCGGCCCTTCTCGGCCGAGGGCCCCGAACCCGGCGCCGGCAGTGCTGATCCGGGGGACGCCCCCCAGACCCCCGGTGGCCGCCCGCCGGAGAACCCGTACACCCTCCACCAGGAACTCCAGCAGACGATGAACGACCTCGTCGGCATCATCCGCCGCGAGGCGGAGATGGAGACGGCCCTGGAGAAACTCGCCGACCTGCGTGTACGGGCCCGGCGGGCCGGGGTCGAGGGGCACCGGCAGTTCAACCCCGGCTGGCATCTCGCGCTGGACCTGCGGAACATGCTGCTCGTCAGCGAGTGCGTGGCGCGGGCCGCCCTGGAGCGGACGGAGTCGCGGGGCGGCCACACGCGGGAGGACCATCCGACGATGGATCGTGCGTGGCGGCGCGTGAACCTGCTCTGCCAACTGGTCGATCCCTCCGGGGGGTTGGCGGCGACCGACCCCGTGCGCGGGCAGATCGATCTGGTCCGCGAGACCACCGAACCCATCCGCCCCGACCTGCTCGCCCTCTTCGACAAGGAGGAGCTGGTCAAGTACCTCGCCGAAGAGGAGCTCTACGAGTGA
- a CDS encoding succinate dehydrogenase/fumarate reductase iron-sulfur subunit, which yields MSSYEARFKVWRGDTEGGGLEDFGVEVNDGEVVLDIIHRLQATQAPDLAVRWNCKAGKCGSCSAEINGRPRLLCMTRMSVFTREETITVTPLRAFPVVRDLVTNVGFNYTKAREVPAFVPPKDLGPGEYRMMQEDVDRSQEFRKCIECFLCQDTCHVVRDHEENKTAFAGPRFLMRVAELDMHPLDAAEESGLDRKKTAQDEHGLGYCNITKCCTEVCPEGIKITDNALIPLKERAVDRKYDPLVWLGSKIMRRSSGA from the coding sequence GTGAGCAGCTATGAGGCCCGCTTCAAGGTGTGGCGCGGGGATACCGAGGGCGGCGGCCTGGAGGACTTCGGCGTCGAGGTGAACGACGGCGAGGTGGTGCTCGACATCATCCACCGCCTCCAGGCGACCCAGGCACCCGACCTGGCCGTGCGCTGGAACTGCAAGGCGGGCAAGTGCGGTTCGTGTTCGGCGGAGATCAACGGCCGCCCCCGGCTGCTGTGCATGACCCGGATGTCGGTGTTCACCCGCGAGGAGACGATCACCGTGACGCCGCTGCGGGCGTTCCCGGTCGTACGGGACCTGGTGACGAACGTCGGCTTCAACTACACGAAGGCGCGGGAGGTACCCGCGTTCGTGCCGCCCAAGGACCTGGGCCCCGGTGAGTACCGGATGATGCAGGAGGACGTGGACCGCTCGCAGGAGTTCCGCAAGTGCATCGAGTGCTTCCTGTGCCAGGACACGTGCCATGTCGTCCGCGACCACGAGGAGAACAAGACGGCGTTCGCGGGCCCGCGCTTCCTGATGCGGGTGGCCGAACTGGACATGCACCCCTTGGACGCGGCCGAGGAGAGCGGCCTGGACCGCAAGAAGACGGCCCAGGACGAACACGGCCTCGGCTACTGCAACATCACCAAGTGCTGCACCGAGGTCTGCCCCGAGGGCATCAAGATCACGGACAACGCCCTGATCCCCTTGAAGGAACGGGCGGTCGACCGGAAGTACGACCCGCTGGTGTGGCTGGGGTCGAAGATCATGAGGCGGTCCTCAGGAGCGTGA
- a CDS encoding phosphotransferase family protein, with protein sequence MTDARRELTRDDLTPLARAAVGRTRRLAGVSRLRGGTKKGVYRLAFDDDTTAVAYVWSPDEDYWSSGPVDDRDPFSHASGIDLFTASYDRLTAVGIRTPRLLFADRTHAHLPADAAVVEDIRGGSLEELLHRDPEAAAAPLRELSEALRTMHAHRAPRFGKVALVDNGGVPQGSSCEQVVRDRALSDLAEAAGREDRIAAVREALHDLLHTLAAAVGPRTHHTLIHGELGPDHVLVDANGHPALIDIEGLLYFDAEWEHVFLRQRFQEHYEALRVDGLDADRLRLYRLAMHLSLVAGPLRLLDVGDFPDPASMRGIAEHSLEQTLTLLRTAS encoded by the coding sequence ATGACCGACGCACGCAGGGAACTCACCCGGGACGACCTCACCCCCCTCGCCCGGGCGGCCGTGGGCCGGACCCGCCGCCTGGCCGGTGTGTCCAGGCTGCGCGGCGGCACCAAGAAGGGCGTCTACCGCCTCGCCTTCGACGACGACACCACCGCCGTCGCGTACGTCTGGTCGCCGGACGAGGACTACTGGTCATCGGGCCCGGTGGACGACCGCGACCCGTTCTCGCACGCCTCCGGAATCGACCTGTTCACGGCCTCGTACGACCGGCTCACGGCAGTCGGCATCCGCACTCCGCGCCTCCTGTTCGCCGACCGCACCCACGCGCACCTGCCGGCGGACGCGGCCGTCGTGGAGGACATACGCGGTGGCAGCCTGGAGGAACTGCTGCACCGCGATCCCGAGGCGGCCGCGGCCCCGCTGCGCGAGCTGTCCGAGGCCCTGCGCACCATGCACGCCCACCGGGCGCCCCGCTTCGGCAAGGTCGCCCTCGTCGACAACGGCGGTGTCCCGCAAGGGAGTTCCTGCGAACAGGTCGTACGCGACCGCGCCCTGAGCGACCTGGCGGAGGCCGCCGGCCGCGAAGACCGGATCGCCGCCGTGCGCGAGGCCCTGCACGACCTCCTGCACACCCTCGCCGCCGCGGTGGGCCCCCGAACCCACCACACCCTCATCCACGGCGAACTGGGCCCCGACCACGTCCTCGTGGACGCGAACGGCCACCCGGCGCTCATCGACATCGAGGGCCTGCTCTACTTCGACGCCGAGTGGGAGCACGTGTTCCTGCGCCAGCGCTTCCAGGAGCACTACGAGGCCCTGCGCGTCGACGGCCTGGACGCGGACCGGCTGCGCCTCTACCGCCTGGCCATGCATCTGTCCCTCGTCGCCGGCCCTCTGCGCCTCCTCGACGTCGGCGACTTCCCGGACCCGGCGTCCATGCGCGGTATCGCGGAGCACAGCCTCGAACAGACCCTCACGCTCCTGAGGACCGCCTCATGA
- a CDS encoding SpoIIE family protein phosphatase translates to MSEIPAKATESEDPSGGAMADATTGDGAVPVPEPGEARGAGAGAVPGEVSGGVSGELPGEVPGEVVWQNSPPGSIYDYIKVASFSIGPDGLVDQWSLRAEQLFGITTERAVGMDPIEAFFAEDKRELGQRKMAEVLDGREWTGVVPFRLPDPDGTGQTAEGLAEVYVMPTRTEEGERAAVCIVVDVRILRRIETDLAASQAIFGQSPFGFVLIDPDLRIRQANDRFASLFGGGVDDHRGRTVRDYLPPGEADRVSATLRRVLETGDSVTEMLVTGTVPGSSERRFWSINLYRVHGGSGRPIGIAWLGVDITARRAAAREAAHARRNLALLNEAGARIGNSLDLETTARELLDVSVPGFCDLASVDLYQGLLAGDETPPGLADGSAELRRVAYASAVSDAPFLGGPEPVNVGAVHRYAFNSPYADALRTGRPQSVAAEEGGLIQSTLAVPMVAHDTVVGLVQFSRTKGSEPFGERDSSLAVELASRAAVCIDNARLYRREHERALILQRSLLPPGDPEASGLDIACRYLPGNAATEVGGDWFDVIELPGHRTALVVGDVMGRGLRAAVAMGELRTAVRTLALLDLEPAEVLSALDEIARGLGTPGGTQQSTRGARQSRDADLSEVYLATCVYAVYDSVTRRCTFANAGHLPPVLVEPGENALMLDVPPGMPLGVGGEPFEEVEVELPEGALLALYTDGLVESRHHPLDEGLQAFVGALTDPSSPLEDVCDHVLNTLDTHHGEDDIALLMARVQGLPPESVGDWTLPREPRSVGRAREYARGQLLSWDLEPLVDTAELLVSELVTNALRYGEGEIRLRLLLDRTLVCEVWDAGLVQPRRRRARDTDEGGRGLQLVGLLSAAWGSRRTPRGKTVWFELPLPNGGTGLADPAEALLSLF, encoded by the coding sequence GTGAGCGAGATACCAGCGAAGGCCACGGAGTCCGAGGATCCGTCGGGCGGCGCGATGGCTGATGCGACAACAGGCGATGGCGCCGTGCCGGTGCCAGAGCCGGGCGAGGCGCGGGGTGCGGGGGCGGGCGCGGTACCCGGCGAAGTGTCCGGTGGGGTGTCCGGTGAGCTGCCGGGCGAAGTGCCCGGCGAGGTCGTGTGGCAGAACAGCCCGCCCGGATCGATCTACGACTACATCAAGGTCGCCTCGTTCTCCATCGGCCCCGACGGCCTCGTCGACCAGTGGAGTCTGCGCGCCGAGCAGCTCTTCGGCATCACGACCGAGCGGGCCGTGGGCATGGATCCCATCGAGGCCTTCTTCGCCGAGGACAAGCGTGAGCTGGGCCAGCGGAAGATGGCCGAAGTCCTCGACGGTCGGGAGTGGACCGGTGTAGTCCCCTTCCGGCTGCCCGACCCCGATGGCACCGGCCAGACCGCCGAAGGGCTCGCCGAGGTCTACGTCATGCCGACGCGGACCGAGGAGGGCGAGCGGGCCGCCGTGTGCATCGTCGTGGATGTACGCATTCTCCGCAGAATCGAGACGGATCTTGCCGCCTCGCAGGCTATTTTCGGCCAATCTCCTTTCGGTTTCGTGCTGATCGACCCGGACCTGCGCATCCGTCAGGCCAATGACCGGTTCGCCTCGCTCTTCGGCGGCGGCGTCGACGACCATCGCGGACGCACCGTCAGGGACTACCTGCCGCCGGGCGAGGCCGATCGTGTCTCCGCGACCTTGCGCAGGGTCCTGGAGACCGGCGACTCGGTGACGGAAATGCTGGTCACGGGTACCGTGCCGGGTTCCAGCGAGCGCCGTTTCTGGTCCATCAACCTCTATCGCGTACACGGCGGTTCGGGCCGTCCGATCGGCATCGCCTGGCTGGGCGTCGACATCACCGCGCGCCGTGCCGCCGCCCGCGAGGCCGCGCACGCCCGGCGCAATCTCGCCCTTCTGAACGAGGCGGGCGCGCGCATCGGCAACTCGCTCGACCTGGAGACCACGGCCCGCGAGCTGCTCGACGTGTCCGTCCCCGGTTTCTGCGACCTCGCCTCCGTCGACCTCTACCAGGGGCTTCTGGCCGGCGACGAGACCCCGCCCGGCCTCGCCGACGGCAGCGCCGAGCTGCGCCGCGTCGCCTATGCCAGCGCCGTGTCCGACGCCCCCTTCCTCGGCGGTCCGGAGCCCGTGAACGTCGGCGCGGTCCACCGCTACGCCTTCAACTCCCCCTACGCCGACGCCTTGCGCACCGGCCGGCCGCAGTCCGTCGCCGCCGAGGAGGGCGGCCTGATCCAGTCCACGCTCGCGGTCCCGATGGTCGCCCACGACACGGTCGTCGGTCTGGTCCAGTTCTCGCGTACGAAGGGGAGTGAGCCGTTCGGGGAACGTGACAGCTCCCTCGCGGTCGAACTGGCCTCGCGGGCCGCGGTCTGCATAGACAACGCCCGCCTCTACCGCCGGGAGCACGAGCGCGCCCTGATACTGCAGCGCTCCCTGCTCCCCCCGGGCGACCCGGAGGCCTCCGGCCTGGACATCGCGTGCCGTTATCTTCCCGGGAACGCGGCCACGGAGGTCGGCGGCGACTGGTTCGACGTCATCGAACTCCCCGGCCACCGCACGGCGTTGGTCGTCGGTGACGTGATGGGCCGCGGGCTGCGCGCGGCCGTCGCGATGGGCGAACTCCGCACGGCCGTACGCACTTTGGCGCTGCTCGACCTCGAACCGGCCGAGGTCCTCTCCGCGTTGGACGAGATCGCCCGCGGCCTGGGAACGCCCGGCGGAACCCAGCAGTCTACGCGCGGTGCCCGCCAGTCCCGCGACGCCGACCTCTCCGAGGTCTACCTGGCCACCTGCGTGTACGCGGTCTACGACTCCGTCACCCGCCGCTGTACGTTCGCCAACGCGGGCCACCTCCCGCCTGTCCTGGTCGAACCGGGAGAGAACGCGCTCATGCTCGACGTACCGCCGGGGATGCCGCTCGGCGTGGGCGGCGAGCCCTTCGAGGAGGTGGAGGTGGAACTCCCCGAGGGTGCCCTTCTGGCGCTCTACACGGACGGACTGGTCGAATCCCGCCACCACCCCCTCGACGAGGGCCTGCAGGCCTTCGTGGGCGCCCTCACCGACCCCTCCAGCCCGCTGGAGGACGTCTGCGACCACGTTCTCAACACGCTCGACACGCACCACGGCGAGGACGACATCGCGTTGCTGATGGCACGTGTCCAGGGGCTGCCGCCCGAGTCGGTCGGCGACTGGACGCTGCCGCGCGAGCCGCGCAGCGTGGGCCGCGCCCGGGAGTACGCCCGGGGCCAGCTGCTCAGCTGGGACCTCGAACCCCTCGTCGACACGGCCGAACTCCTCGTCAGCGAACTCGTCACCAACGCCCTGCGCTACGGCGAGGGCGAGATCCGTCTGCGCCTCCTGCTCGACCGCACCCTGGTCTGCGAGGTCTGGGACGCCGGCCTCGTCCAGCCCCGCCGCCGCCGCGCCCGTGACACGGACGAGGGTGGCCGCGGCCTCCAACTGGTAGGCCTCCTCAGCGCGGCCTGGGGCTCCCGCCGCACCCCGCGAGGCAAGACGGTGTGGTTCGAACTCCCCCTCCCGAACGGCGGAACGGGCCTCGCAGACCCGGCGGAGGCCTTGCTGAGCCTGTTCTGA
- a CDS encoding ATP-binding protein → MICVIHTEGDIAEWTFPADPGAVRTARAAVRGQLHSWGLDALADVTALLVSELVTNSLRHATGPIGVRLVRPPEPMDALLVEVSDPLPDPPLERDAEPEDESGRGLQLVANSSRRWGTRLGGPGKTVWFELALPS, encoded by the coding sequence GTGATCTGCGTGATCCACACCGAGGGCGACATCGCCGAGTGGACCTTTCCCGCGGATCCAGGCGCCGTGCGCACCGCCCGCGCCGCAGTCCGCGGCCAGCTCCACTCCTGGGGCCTCGACGCCCTCGCGGACGTGACCGCGCTACTGGTCAGCGAGTTGGTGACCAACTCCCTGCGGCACGCCACGGGCCCCATCGGCGTACGCCTCGTCCGCCCCCCGGAACCGATGGACGCCCTGCTCGTAGAGGTCTCCGATCCACTCCCGGACCCACCCCTGGAGCGTGACGCGGAGCCCGAGGACGAGAGTGGCCGAGGCCTTCAGCTCGTGGCGAACTCCTCGCGCCGCTGGGGCACCCGACTGGGCGGCCCGGGCAAGACGGTGTGGTTCGAACTGGCACTCCCGAGCTGA
- a CDS encoding (deoxy)nucleoside triphosphate pyrophosphohydrolase — protein MTERIVVVGAAVLGDGCLLAARRSAPAELAGRWELPGGKVEAGETSEGALVRELREELGVEAEVLARVPGEWPLRSPYVLHVWTVRFLPGSPAPKALQDHDELRWLTPDELWDVEWLDQDVAAVMEVARGAWGSGAAGG, from the coding sequence ATGACCGAACGGATCGTGGTGGTGGGAGCCGCCGTGCTCGGCGACGGGTGTCTCCTTGCCGCCCGCCGCAGTGCGCCCGCCGAGTTGGCCGGGCGCTGGGAGCTGCCCGGAGGGAAGGTGGAGGCCGGGGAGACGTCCGAGGGGGCGCTCGTGCGGGAGCTCCGCGAGGAACTGGGTGTGGAGGCGGAGGTGCTCGCCCGTGTTCCGGGTGAGTGGCCGTTGAGGTCGCCGTACGTCCTCCACGTCTGGACCGTGCGGTTTCTCCCTGGCTCGCCTGCGCCCAAGGCGCTCCAGGACCACGACGAGCTCCGCTGGCTGACTCCCGACGAGCTCTGGGACGTGGAGTGGCTGGACCAGGATGTGGCGGCCGTGATGGAGGTCGCGAGGGGGGCTTGGGGGAGTGGGGCGGCTGGGGGGTAG
- a CDS encoding SPOR domain-containing protein: MNDGTITLPWLVIRQDDSGNRYRVGRYATRAEAQKIADSLDDRGHKQLYWVERIGQSEQNGSN, encoded by the coding sequence ATGAATGACGGCACGATCACACTTCCCTGGCTCGTCATACGACAGGACGACAGCGGCAACCGATACCGCGTCGGCAGGTATGCGACGAGGGCCGAGGCCCAGAAGATCGCGGACAGCCTCGACGACCGTGGACACAAGCAGCTCTACTGGGTCGAGCGGATCGGGCAGAGCGAGCAGAACGGCTCGAACTGA
- a CDS encoding GntR family transcriptional regulator: MTFGEQPAYLRVAGDLRKKIVDGSLPPHTRLPSQARIREEYGVSDTVALEARKVLMAEGLVEGRSGSGTYVRERPVPRSVARSGYRPDSGATPFRQEQADVSARGTWESHSAQAEASGAIAERLGIQAGDRVMCTKYVFRDAGEAMMLSTSWEPLAVTGRTPVMLPEEGPLGGMGVVERMAAIDVIVDNVTEEVGARPGLAEELSALGGVPGHVVVVIQRTYYASGRPVETADVVVPADRYRIAYHLPVK, from the coding sequence GTGACATTCGGTGAGCAGCCGGCGTATCTGCGCGTCGCAGGTGATCTTCGCAAGAAGATCGTCGACGGATCGCTGCCACCGCACACACGGCTCCCGTCACAGGCCAGAATCCGCGAGGAGTACGGGGTCTCGGACACGGTCGCCCTGGAGGCCCGCAAAGTCCTGATGGCCGAGGGCCTCGTCGAGGGCCGCTCCGGGTCGGGCACGTATGTGCGCGAGCGTCCGGTGCCCCGCAGTGTCGCCCGCTCCGGGTACCGGCCGGACAGCGGCGCGACGCCGTTCCGCCAGGAGCAGGCCGACGTCTCCGCGCGCGGCACGTGGGAGTCGCACAGCGCGCAGGCCGAGGCGAGCGGCGCCATCGCCGAGCGACTCGGCATCCAGGCCGGCGACCGTGTGATGTGCACGAAGTACGTCTTCCGGGACGCGGGCGAGGCGATGATGCTCTCCACCTCCTGGGAGCCCCTCGCGGTCACGGGCCGGACACCGGTGATGCTCCCCGAGGAGGGCCCCCTCGGCGGCATGGGCGTCGTCGAGCGCATGGCCGCCATCGACGTGATCGTGGACAACGTCACGGAGGAGGTGGGCGCCAGGCCCGGCCTCGCCGAGGAGTTGTCGGCGCTGGGGGGTGTGCCCGGGCATGTCGTGGTCGTCATCCAGCGGACGTACTACGCGTCGGGGCGCCCGGTGGAGACGGCGGACGTGGTGGTACCGGCGGACCGGTACCGGATCGCCTACCACCTGCCGGTGAAATAG
- a CDS encoding DUF4190 domain-containing protein yields the protein MEIPPPPGPQQPQGQPQGPYGEGPYGSYQGQGPYPPQGPYAPQGPGPGPYGYQPWGQGQGQGYPPYNGNGPAPVNGLAIAALVLGILCFLPLVGLVLGFFALGQIRKKGERGKGMAIAGMILSGIGAAILALALATGGAADFWEGFKEGAREAGGNGATFSVDEGECFDAPGGSLEGMAYDVDTVSCEGEHDGEVFANFTMAGGGYPGDEAIAEAADKCYTLQYAYAMDSWAIPENVDIYYFTPTRDSWSLGDREISCLFGNVDEKGSLTGSLRQDGTTLDADQLAYLKAAQVLNEAMEAAPDEEYVEDDLPGHKEWATKVSGAITEQIGMLRGHDWPTEAKEPVAALVKDLDKARGEWAEAAKAADADAFYEHYGKALELTDAKKAVTTRKALGLASAPPESYEGDESDGGGEGGGDEGTGTGGGTGGGGAEV from the coding sequence GTGGAGATACCCCCGCCCCCTGGGCCGCAGCAGCCTCAGGGCCAACCCCAGGGACCGTACGGCGAGGGACCGTACGGCTCGTATCAGGGTCAGGGGCCGTATCCACCGCAGGGGCCGTACGCACCGCAGGGCCCAGGACCAGGCCCGTACGGGTATCAGCCCTGGGGCCAGGGCCAGGGCCAGGGCTACCCGCCGTACAACGGCAACGGCCCCGCGCCGGTCAACGGCCTGGCCATCGCCGCCCTCGTCCTCGGCATCCTGTGCTTCCTCCCCCTCGTAGGACTGGTCCTCGGGTTCTTCGCGCTGGGGCAGATCAGGAAGAAGGGCGAGCGCGGCAAGGGCATGGCGATCGCCGGGATGATCCTGTCGGGCATCGGCGCCGCGATCCTCGCACTCGCGCTCGCCACCGGCGGAGCGGCCGATTTCTGGGAAGGCTTCAAGGAGGGGGCGCGCGAGGCAGGCGGGAACGGCGCCACGTTCTCCGTGGACGAGGGCGAGTGCTTCGACGCGCCGGGCGGCTCGCTGGAAGGCATGGCGTACGACGTCGACACGGTGTCCTGCGAGGGTGAGCACGACGGCGAGGTCTTCGCGAACTTCACGATGGCGGGCGGCGGTTACCCCGGTGACGAAGCGATCGCCGAGGCCGCCGACAAGTGCTACACGCTCCAGTACGCCTACGCCATGGACTCCTGGGCCATCCCGGAGAACGTCGACATCTACTACTTCACGCCCACCCGGGACAGCTGGAGCCTCGGCGACCGCGAGATCAGCTGCCTGTTCGGCAACGTGGACGAGAAGGGCAGCCTGACCGGCTCGCTGCGCCAGGACGGGACGACCCTCGACGCCGACCAGCTCGCCTATCTGAAGGCGGCCCAGGTCCTCAACGAGGCCATGGAGGCGGCGCCGGACGAGGAGTACGTCGAGGACGACCTGCCCGGCCACAAGGAGTGGGCGACCAAGGTCTCGGGCGCCATCACCGAGCAGATCGGAATGCTGCGCGGCCACGACTGGCCGACCGAAGCGAAGGAGCCGGTCGCCGCGCTGGTCAAGGACCTCGACAAGGCGCGGGGAGAGTGGGCGGAGGCGGCGAAGGCCGCCGACGCGGACGCCTTCTACGAGCACTACGGCAAGGCGCTGGAACTCACCGACGCCAAGAAGGCGGTCACCACGCGCAAGGCTCTGGGCCTCGCCTCGGCGCCACCGGAGTCGTACGAGGGCGACGAGAGTGACGGGGGTGGCGAGGGTGGCGGAGATGAGGGCACCGGTACGGGAGGTGGCACAGGAGGCGGTGGCGCGGAGGTGTGA
- a CDS encoding threonine synthase, whose product MTPLPDCFCPVDGTRVPVDSLAWCCPVCRGPLDLDFAPTPASLKSLAGRVNSLWRYAECLPLSAPSVSLGEGRTPLIPLKDGVSAKLDFLMPTLSFKDRGAVLLAELALRLRPVRVVADSSGNAGTAVAAYCARAQLPCTVYVPDGTSAKKLEQIGAHGARLEVVPGGRESAARAAREAADEEGTFYASHVFNPYFLHGTKTYVHELWEDLGGRLPEVIVVPVGNGTLLLGASLAVAELHAAGMIDRRPALYAVQSAAVAPLAHAWHEGADDLVGATPTAPTFAEGIAIPRPPRARQILRAVRQSGGTFLTVTEDQIRHAQRDLASQGLYVESTGVACWAAVREGALGARTAVVPLCGAGLKTGLARP is encoded by the coding sequence ATGACTCCCTTGCCGGATTGCTTCTGCCCGGTGGACGGCACGCGCGTCCCGGTGGACTCGCTCGCGTGGTGCTGTCCGGTCTGCCGCGGCCCGCTCGACCTGGACTTCGCGCCCACGCCCGCCTCCCTCAAATCCCTCGCGGGCCGGGTGAATTCCCTCTGGCGGTACGCGGAGTGCCTGCCCCTGTCGGCCCCCTCGGTGTCGCTCGGCGAGGGCCGCACCCCGCTGATCCCGCTCAAGGACGGCGTTTCAGCCAAACTGGACTTCCTGATGCCGACGCTCTCCTTCAAGGACCGCGGGGCCGTCCTGCTCGCCGAGTTGGCCCTGCGGCTGCGGCCCGTCCGGGTCGTCGCGGACAGCAGCGGCAACGCGGGCACGGCGGTCGCCGCGTACTGCGCCAGGGCCCAACTGCCCTGCACGGTCTACGTTCCTGACGGTACGTCCGCGAAGAAGCTGGAGCAGATCGGGGCGCACGGGGCCCGCCTCGAAGTGGTCCCGGGCGGCCGGGAGTCGGCCGCGCGGGCGGCTCGGGAGGCGGCGGACGAGGAGGGCACGTTCTACGCCTCGCACGTCTTCAACCCGTACTTTCTGCACGGTACGAAGACGTACGTCCACGAGCTGTGGGAGGACCTCGGCGGGCGGCTCCCCGAGGTGATCGTCGTGCCCGTCGGCAACGGCACGCTCCTGCTCGGCGCGTCCCTCGCGGTCGCCGAGCTGCACGCGGCGGGAATGATCGACCGCCGGCCCGCCCTGTACGCGGTCCAGTCCGCCGCCGTCGCCCCACTCGCCCATGCCTGGCACGAGGGCGCCGACGACCTGGTCGGGGCGACCCCGACGGCGCCCACGTTCGCCGAGGGGATCGCGATTCCCCGCCCGCCCCGGGCCCGGCAGATCCTGCGGGCGGTGCGGCAGTCCGGCGGCACGTTCCTCACGGTGACGGAGGACCAGATCCGCCATGCCCAGCGGGACCTGGCCTCGCAGGGTCTGTACGTGGAGTCGACGGGGGTGGCGTGCTGGGCGGCGGTGCGGGAGGGGGCGCTGGGCGCCCGTACGGCTGTCGTGCCGCTGTGCGGGGCGGGCCTGAAGACGGGGCTCGCACGTCCGTAG